TGCTGCACAGATGAATTCATGAAGAATTAGCAGGAAATGACTGCACCCACAGTCTGGCCAAGggcaaaaatgtaaagaaaaaagcattACCTGGCTATACCCATGCCAATATAATAGGACAGAGGAATGATGGAAGTGATGGCTGTGGCAAACTTGGTCTCTGCACTGATGTAATTGTGTTCATGGTCAGTATAGCCAATAACCAGAGTGATTAACACCAAGGGAAGCAGGTCTGCACGGAACGCAGACttaaggaaaacaaatggaTGGACTGTGGATAGACCAGTACTGACCATACATATCTGCAGTACACAGTGGCACCTTGTTAAAATGGCACCCTTACTTTCATCAGGATAAATTAGACAACCTGCTTAAGGATACTGAGAGCGAAAATGTTGATTCCTTGGATAGTGTACTTGTAGTAGTGCACATTGAAAGCGTGATAACAGCATAAGATGACTTTGCTCTCGCACCCATGTGTCTGCAAGAAAGAACAAGTTTCACTTTacacaaatcaaaagaaaaaaaccaaaaacatttcactcactgtAGTCCTATCGTTTAGTTGTGCTAAGATTTCCAGATATTTGCCTTTTTGATATTAACCGCCTCACAAATTTCTCCTagaaatttgatttgaaaaatatCATCAGTAACGCATCTTTCCATGAACAGTATCTTGGTTACATTGGATAATCCGCCACCATCAATATCAACGTACAAAATCCCAATGGAAACTGTCCAGTGTTAGGAGGCCGCacatgtttcaaaaacaaaactatgtacagtacatgttaCACACCATTTGCAGTTAAGCGAGAACTGAGTTCTTGATTTGgttgaactgaccctttaaggAAAAAAGTCATAGAAGACACTAAAAGACCTGCCATTTACACACTGCAACAGCTAGTGCCATCATACACACCAACATAGACTGTAAAAAGTCTGtctaacagaaaaaaaaaaaagaaaggaaaatgtcacacacacacattcctcgCCTTGACATCTTTCTTATGACCACTGACATTTCACAACATGACCGTGCACCTTTTCCAGTGTGTGAATCTGAATGCGCTCTGGTGCCATGAGGAGGATGGTGGTCAGTGTGCGAGCATTCATCTTGGCTATAGGTATAGTGAAGACCAGCAGCCAGGAGAGCACACAGGCCAGGCAGTGGACTACAGCCAGGACAGGGTAACCCAGCATCAACCAAACATAAGTACTGACGCGACACTGCAGAGGAGGgcaaagaacacacaaaaatcatTATTTACATTCATCAAAATATTACACAACATTTATTTCACCAAGTGATAACATCATTCTTGACTTTTTTTACCCAGTGAGTTGAGGATTTTCTAGCTGGTGGTTCTGGGACAGGAATCTCAACAGGGACTGGGGAAGACATCAGAAGGGGTGCGGAGTCCTTGTCCCTGATAAGGTCCTTACCATCTTCACTGTCCTTCTCTTCAGGAATGACCTCGCACTTTGGAGGCCCTGCAAAGGATTGCTTACCCACATCACTGgcctaataaaaaaaatgcagagataACAACAGGATAAGGTGAATAATTGTGTTTTGGTACCATCTACAGAACATACTGCAGTTAGGTTTCACAAATCACGTAAATAATGGAATTGcaagacacaaaacatgaatTGAGAAGTAAGGATACTACATATCATTACCTTTTCCACAGACTTCCCAAATGGCCAAATAAAGAACAATGCCATCTTTGAACAAAGtttgcctaaaaaaaaaatttaaataaataagtaagtaaaaacataaaaaaaacaaaatggtcTCTTGTTTACATTTCGCACTGCTTTCAGTGATGCAGCCGTTTCATAAGATACGTACCATAAGGAGCGCCAAAGATTGTGAGAAACATTACAGGACAAATGAGGAAGTAGAATAAAGATATCCACCatccaaataaaaacacataaactaTGTTCCCAAAGGTGACCACTGGGcctgaaagagaggagaaattaTAAATACAGGTTACTGATTTCCAACAACATCCGGTCTGAGTACGTCAAAAGGGATTAGAgcacaaagagggaaaaaaaggaccTTCTCTTGGCTTAACAACGGTAAGATCAGAGTGGAGCTCTTTGATGATGTCTGATCGGTCCTCAATGGGCCTCTCTGTTACATTGCCCTTCCACTTCCTGAAGCcaaactgggggaaaaaaaaagaaaagtgtaatTTGGGGGTTAAAAGAGgtcacacaaacatactttCAGGAATAATTTATGCCAGCTTGAACCAACAAGCTTGCTagtgtgaaaacaaatcttTCAGATTTAGTTTATCTCCTCAATTTCCCCTCCAATGCCTCGGTGTCCCCAGAGGGTCACTGCCCCACATTTTGAGAAACgaaaaaagcaaagcaagaaACGAGAAAAGCAGTAACACAACCTGCTCACTTCTGCCCGAAAGGTCTTTTTAAAAAGGTGTCATGGCCCACCTTGTAGTTGTTGGCCTCCCTGTGTGCCTCCACCTCATTGTCAGCTCTGATTGTGGTCTTCGTGGTGCCTTCATGCCATCCCTCTTCTCCATACCGTGATGGAGTAAAGCGACCACCTCGCATTGGAGTGGACCGGGCTAAGGTGCTGTGTCCTCCTGCGTACACAGCTGTGACAAATCAATCCCAACATTCGCCACATAAGAAAATATCTGTGATGGGAGGGCTAAACGTGGAAAATCAGCAGTAATCCCAGCTTCTTAAAGAAACTTAACTACTGTGACTGTGCTTGTTTTAACCACTTTTGTGGTGTAAACTAAAGTCCCACTCACCTCTGGGGACAGTGAGGAAGCATTTCGGCGTGTAGTGGCAGAAGTGGTGGGCAGAAGCGTCTGGGGAAGGCGTCTCCGCTACGCCCAGCTCTGGATGCTGGGGGCCAACACAGAGCCAGTCAGTTTGAGACTGTCTCTGCGGGATCCGGTGATGCTGTTCGGGATCTACATAGCTCTCTGAATAAGAAAATATCAAGGAGATCAGATTTCAAACAGGCACTTTACATTTTGCAGTACTTTGACACGATTTGCCAGTTCAACATTGACACAAATGCAGGAGATGATGAGGTGTCTCATAGGTTTAGAGGTGTCCAGACATGTGTCTGACATCCAAGGACAAAGTCCCTCAAGCCATGTGTGACTAACCAAAACCTCCTGAGAGTCACGCAGAACGTCCCCTCTCTTTGCACGGTACCAAGTGCCAAGACTCATTGCATTATCAATGCATTGCAGCACAGATAAGAAAACTCAGCGGTGGTGGTCACACTGTATGCTTATAATGTTCACGGGAATCTGAATCTGTGCTCCATTTGTGCCCGTGTTTGATAAAAGATGTGAAGCAGAAGGTTTATTAGATAGATTTTGGTAAGCCAAGTTGTGGGGAGGTGAGTGTTTGCTCCTAATGAGACAAACCACCAAACTAACACAAGGTGAGCAAGATGGATTAAACTACATAATGACTGCAAAGCTGTGCAAGATGATCGCCATTTAAGtagtgcaaaaaaaaccccGACGCAACAAATCTCACTTCTACCTGCCCGCACATTAAAGGTACACCAAATGTGACCACGGTGTTCAGAGGTTTAAAATGACTTCCAAACAGCACAAACTCCGAATAAAGCGGACAGGCAGTCGAACAGGAATAACAAAGTTTGGCTGAGATTGGAGGAATGATTGGTAGCACAGGTGAACTTGATGGCACAAAGTAGCCTAAGACACGCAAAGAAAAGAACGCAGTTTCTGAAAGCGTTTCTAAATCACTTGCAAACGAGCAAACGTTGAATGGAGGTCATGACAGTGCTAACATAGCAGTTTGGTCTCACCTGAGGAATCAACGGCGGATCTACTCCGCAGGTTCTCCGCATTACCTGGTATCAATGAGGACTTTTTGTGCGACATTTTCTTAGTTAATTCCCCCAAATGTGGCTCGTGGTTCATCAGCGCGTCGAGGGTTCACCTCCTCTTTCCCGTCTTAAGTCTGCTTTACTGTCGCTGTTTGTTCATCTCTGATTTCATACAGATACTAGGGGGTGGGGAGTGGGGCGGTGGAGGTGGGGGCGGTGGAGCAGAGAACACTGGAGTGACTGACTGAACCCTTCAACCTTTTGGCGAAGGGACTTCTGGTCTCCTAATTGAGGTGTCGATTCAAATCTCACTTCTGTCAGATTTCATCCCTGTAGCTTGATGACCTATTGTGGCCTACAACGTCGTTACCTGTGAGCTTATGATAAGCGTTTGAGGAGAGCTGAGCCCCAAATCCACCTTCTTCattacaccaaaaaaaatcGATTTCTATGAGCATTACTACATTCGTAAATATAATGGGTTGAGCATCTATGTATCGCCCGGCTAGCTCAGTCGGTAGAGCATGAGACTCTTAATCTCAGGGTCGTGGGTTCGAGCCCCACGTTGGGCGTCGCAAGTTTTGGGTCcttcaaacagactgtgaaCGCTTTAAATCACTTTCAGTTGAGCTAGCAGGAGATGATCTTATCAATATCTCCTTAAGTCTTAAAGCAATAAGAACACACAGATTTGACTCCCTCTTCTGCTAAGAAACCTTGATTCTTCAAGGCTTCAAATGTAACTTCTAAATGAGAGCTTACCATCAAATTTAAATCCTGCAGCTTGATGACTTATTGTCACTTATTATAATCTTTTTTTATAAGGTTTTCTACATTTGAGcaaaatgaatgttaaagttGTTGGCTGTATGAATTAATTACAACCAAAACTAGATCCATTTAACTTAACGCACCGCCCGGCTAGCTCAGTCGGTAGAGCATGAGACTCTTAATCTCAGGGTCGTGGGTTCGAGCCCCACGTTGGGCGTAAGACTTTTATTAGTTAAgtaaaattatataattattaacCATATAATGTAGTATTAGTATTTACTTATTCATCATTTGAACATGAAACCAGGGATAAGTTTTCAATGAGAATCTAAATCTATAAAGGAAAAATCAAAAAGCTTGTAATATGATGTGTAAAATCTTAGTAGTAACTAGCAAATAAAGCTGTCAAATCAATGTAGAAAGCACATTTATCtctgaaataaagtgaaattaaattataaagtAGCATTGAAGAGAAATACTGAGGTACCTCAAAAGTCAGCTTAAGTACACTACtagagtaaatgtacttggttaCTTCTCACCATCACGAGAGGCATAAATGCATGACAAtatggccacacacacacacacacacacacacacagagaagtgaacggttacttttatttacatataaaaacaaagtacagctgCACAGTCCAAGTGACAGTAATCTTTTAAACACAGTTGGGAGACTAAACACAGAAAGCGACACAAGGCAGGCCTACATCTTCTAGACAGctcacaaaaaacagaatggaTTACTTTTTATGgcatacaaataaaacatcatttcCAAAGTAATCTTCATATAATTTGGGGGGTTTTGGGTGGATATCAGCTCTGCCTGCCAGACTCACTATGCTGTTAAACTCGTAGCAGCGTGGTAACTATTAATAGCATAAAACATTTGCTATCATACACATCTGACACACATAACCAGACAATTACATCGGACAAACTAATGTGCATTGGCTAAGAAGCGGTATATCATCACAGTCTACTTCAGCATCATTTATCCATACTGAGTGCATCGTGATAATGCTATATGTGGAATTTTGGTTACAGCAAAAGTACAGTGACAACTTCTTATAGCACAGTTGACTCTTCCCTTTTTATTTACCATATCAGCAGAGTAATCAAGTGATTTGATACATAAATCTTTACAAACAATACCCTTATGGAGAAATCTATGAACAACctatatacagtacacacatttacaaagagaaagactgaaaaatagATACATTTAGGAAAAAGACTCAGGGCAAAACGTGACTTCTGAATACATCATATGAAGGACTTTCAACTGGactgaaaagaggaggaaatgcATAAACAGCCCAGCTTAGACTGAATATGTACAACAGATAAAAAATTCATAAGTAGaaatactgttttaaaaaaataacacttttaaaaataattttacaagCAGAAAAGCTGAAATATACAAGGGGAACTCATTGAGACGAAAGATGGCCATTTCATTCATATCACTAAGATCAAGATAAACTCAAGATAAACAATAAGCTAACTGTTGGTTTATTGCACCATACAAATAGTTAGTATTTATTTTAGCTCAGTAACTTTATGTATACTAGCTGATGAAAGGGTAACCTCACAAACCCTGAAGATCTCATGTTTGCTGACCCCCAGGGCTTTAACGTTTCCACTTGCTGTAATGATGTACAGGTGACTGTTGGCTGTTCAACAGAGCACAACCAACTGCATAATGACCTGAACCCAGTCAGTGGAGATACAATCTGAAAAAATATCACTTTTCAGCCTGGTGTTAAGTTATTCTTAAACAAAATCATGTCACTACTACTTTGTAGATGACtagaaatgaacaaaagtaaGGCTAAGATAATAATTTGCATTCTTCTGTTTAAATCAGAAGTAAATTATCACAAAGTCAAAAGACTTAAAAACACCCGGTGCGtataaaatgaacaaagcacTTTTTCCCCCGCACTTCCTGTATCATAAATTCTCAAGAAAACCTCCAAAGTCATTCAGCAACAGCTTCTGTGATATTAGTGTTCATAGGGAAAGGAAGATAATGGTTATTCCCTCAAATTAactgcacataaacacaagtAATTAATGGCTACATAGCAgtgggaagagagaaaagaggtcGGAAGAACATTTAAGtttaacacaaaagaaaatctggGTTAAACAACATTTGCAAGTAGCccatagtattttttttttacctgtgtTGTCTTCTGTATGATTCAGGTTTTACTGCACTGGGACGGTTCAGATAATGACGACACAAGTAGATAACAGAATAAAACTGATTAAAGTTTATCGACTGCCTGCATCAGGTCCACTGCACCAAATTAGCAATTAATCCCTGTAACTTTGACTTGCCCTGCCATGATAAGAGTTTAATGTTGTCACAAGCAGGGCTGAGCTGACAGTA
This Scatophagus argus isolate fScaArg1 chromosome 22, fScaArg1.pri, whole genome shotgun sequence DNA region includes the following protein-coding sequences:
- the cax1 gene encoding cation/H+ exchanger protein 1 isoform X7 yields the protein MNHEPHLGELTKKMSHKKSSLIPGNAENLRSRSAVDSSESYVDPEQHHRIPQRQSQTDWLCVGPQHPELGVAETPSPDASAHHFCHYTPKCFLTVPRGGHSTLARSTPMRGGRFTPSRYGEEGWHEGTTKTTIRADNEVEAHREANNYKFGFRKWKGNVTERPIEDRSDIIKELHSDLTVVKPREGPVVTFGNIVYVFLFGWWISLFYFLICPVMFLTIFGAPYGKLCSKMALFFIWPFGKSVEKASDVGKQSFAGPPKCEVIPEEKDSEDGKDLIRDKDSAPLLMSSPVPVEIPVPEPPARKSSTHWCRVSTYVWLMLGYPVLAVVHCLACVLSWLLVFTIPIAKMNARTLTTILLMAPERIQIHTLEKTHGCESKVILCCYHAFNVHYYKYTIQGINIFALNLLPLVLITLVIGYTDHEHNYISAETKFATAITSIIPLSYYIGMGIASISAQSNFAVGAVVNATFGSITEMTFYITALLRGHRAATKCYEEIVKAALTGTLLGCILFIPGICMIIGGIKHREQRFNSRSAGVSSALLFISIGGVFAPTLFSKTFGDLVCESCTNVPGNVSVPFICKDCHYDMSQSDPHLILSQIEPLVYTVSVLLPSAYLIGLIFTLKTHSHIYDIHVSDGHAGHAGHAHGHHVVHWSRWRALAVLIVATVLMACCADLSTDNIEPLLTHSSISQYFISVTVLAMVPELPEIVNGIQFALQNNISLSLEVGSCIAVQVCMIQIPLLILFNAFYDVGFLLVFSDIHLWASIFSVILVNYIFMDGKCDYFQGTALVVVYLILLALYFFAPSPQSC
- the cax1 gene encoding cation/H+ exchanger protein 1 isoform X1: MNHEPHLGELTKKMSHKKSSLIPGNAENLRSRSAVDSSESYVDPEQHHRIPQRQSQTDWLCVGPQHPELGVAETPSPDASAHHFCHYTPKCFLTVPRAVYAGGHSTLARSTPMRGGRFTPSRYGEEGWHEGTTKTTIRADNEVEAHREANNYKFGFRKWKGNVTERPIEDRSDIIKELHSDLTVVKPREGPVVTFGNIVYVFLFGWWISLFYFLICPVMFLTIFGAPYGKLCSKMALFFIWPFGKSVEKASDVGKQSFAGPPKCEVIPEEKDSEDGKDLIRDKDSAPLLMSSPVPVEIPVPEPPARKSSTHWCRVSTYVWLMLGYPVLAVVHCLACVLSWLLVFTIPIAKMNARTLTTILLMAPERIQIHTLEKTHGCESKVILCCYHAFNVHYYKYTIQGINIFALNLLPLVLITLVIGYTDHEHNYISAETKFATAITSIIPLSYYIGMGIASISAQSNFAVGAVVNATFGSITEMTFYITALLRGHRAATKCYEEIVKAALTGTLLGCILFIPGICMIIGGIKHREQRFNSRSAGVSSALLFISIGGVFAPTLFSKTFGDLVCESCTNVPGNVSVPFICKDCHYDMSQSDPHLILSQIEPLVYTVSVLLPSAYLIGLIFTLKTHSHIYDIHVSDGHAGHAGHAHGQYAHVGTSTSHPTGEVPTGHLLEANSCINASIVATSQVVATAGHHVVHWSRWRALAVLIVATVLMACCADLSTDNIEPLLTHSSISQYFISVTVLAMVPELPEIVNGIQFALQNNISLSLEVGSCIAVQVCMIQIPLLILFNAFYDVGFLLVFSDIHLWASIFSVILVNYIFMDGKCDYFQGTALVVVYLILLALYFFAPSPQSC
- the cax1 gene encoding cation/H+ exchanger protein 1 isoform X4, giving the protein MNHEPHLGELTKKMSHKKSSLIPESYVDPEQHHRIPQRQSQTDWLCVGPQHPELGVAETPSPDASAHHFCHYTPKCFLTVPRAVYAGGHSTLARSTPMRGGRFTPSRYGEEGWHEGTTKTTIRADNEVEAHREANNYKFGFRKWKGNVTERPIEDRSDIIKELHSDLTVVKPREGPVVTFGNIVYVFLFGWWISLFYFLICPVMFLTIFGAPYGKLCSKMALFFIWPFGKSVEKASDVGKQSFAGPPKCEVIPEEKDSEDGKDLIRDKDSAPLLMSSPVPVEIPVPEPPARKSSTHWCRVSTYVWLMLGYPVLAVVHCLACVLSWLLVFTIPIAKMNARTLTTILLMAPERIQIHTLEKTHGCESKVILCCYHAFNVHYYKYTIQGINIFALNLLPLVLITLVIGYTDHEHNYISAETKFATAITSIIPLSYYIGMGIASISAQSNFAVGAVVNATFGSITEMTFYITALLRGHRAATKCYEEIVKAALTGTLLGCILFIPGICMIIGGIKHREQRFNSRSAGVSSALLFISIGGVFAPTLFSKTFGDLVCESCTNVPGNVSVPFICKDCHYDMSQSDPHLILSQIEPLVYTVSVLLPSAYLIGLIFTLKTHSHIYDIHVSDGHAGHAGHAHGQYAHVGTSTSHPTGEVPTGHLLEANSCINASIVATSQVVATAGHHVVHWSRWRALAVLIVATVLMACCADLSTDNIEPLLTHSSISQYFISVTVLAMVPELPEIVNGIQFALQNNISLSLEVGSCIAVQVCMIQIPLLILFNAFYDVGFLLVFSDIHLWASIFSVILVNYIFMDGKCDYFQGTALVVVYLILLALYFFAPSPQSC
- the cax1 gene encoding cation/H+ exchanger protein 1 isoform X2 encodes the protein MNHEPHLGELTKKMSHKKSSLIPGNAENLRSRSAVDSSESYVDPEQHHRIPQRQSQTDWLCVGPQHPELGVAETPSPDASAHHFCHYTPKCFLTVPRAVYAGGHSTLARSTPMRGGRFTPSRYGEEGWHEGTTKTTIRADNEVEAHREANNYKFGFRKWKGNVTERPIEDRSDIIKELHSDLTVVKPREGPVVTFGNIVYVFLFGWWISLFYFLICPVMFLTIFGAPYGKLCSKMALFFIWPFGKSVEKASDVGKQSFAGPPKCEVIPEEKDSEDGKDLIRDKDSAPLLMSSPVPVEIPVPEPPARKSSTHWCRVSTYVWLMLGYPVLAVVHCLACVLSWLLVFTIPIAKMNARTLTTILLMAPERIQIHTLEKTHGCESKVILCCYHAFNVHYYKYTIQGINIFALNLLPLVLITLVIGYTDHEHNYISAETKFATAITSIIPLSYYIGMGIASISAQSNFAVGAVVNATFGSITEMTFYITALLRGHRAATKCYEEIVKAALTGTLLGCILFIPGICMIIGGIKHREQRFNSRSAGVSSALLFISIGGVFAPTLFSKTFGDLVCESCTNVPGNVSVPFICKDCHYDMSQSDPHLILSQIEPLVYTVSVLLPSAYLIGLIFTLKTHSHIYDIHVSDGHAGHAGHAHGQYAHVGTSTSHPTGEVPTGHLLEANSCINASIVATSQVVATGHHVVHWSRWRALAVLIVATVLMACCADLSTDNIEPLLTHSSISQYFISVTVLAMVPELPEIVNGIQFALQNNISLSLEVGSCIAVQVCMIQIPLLILFNAFYDVGFLLVFSDIHLWASIFSVILVNYIFMDGKCDYFQGTALVVVYLILLALYFFAPSPQSC
- the cax1 gene encoding cation/H+ exchanger protein 1 isoform X3, with protein sequence MNHEPHLGELTKKMSHKKSSLIPGNAENLRSRSAVDSSESYVDPEQHHRIPQRQSQTDWLCVGPQHPELGVAETPSPDASAHHFCHYTPKCFLTVPRGGHSTLARSTPMRGGRFTPSRYGEEGWHEGTTKTTIRADNEVEAHREANNYKFGFRKWKGNVTERPIEDRSDIIKELHSDLTVVKPREGPVVTFGNIVYVFLFGWWISLFYFLICPVMFLTIFGAPYGKLCSKMALFFIWPFGKSVEKASDVGKQSFAGPPKCEVIPEEKDSEDGKDLIRDKDSAPLLMSSPVPVEIPVPEPPARKSSTHWCRVSTYVWLMLGYPVLAVVHCLACVLSWLLVFTIPIAKMNARTLTTILLMAPERIQIHTLEKTHGCESKVILCCYHAFNVHYYKYTIQGINIFALNLLPLVLITLVIGYTDHEHNYISAETKFATAITSIIPLSYYIGMGIASISAQSNFAVGAVVNATFGSITEMTFYITALLRGHRAATKCYEEIVKAALTGTLLGCILFIPGICMIIGGIKHREQRFNSRSAGVSSALLFISIGGVFAPTLFSKTFGDLVCESCTNVPGNVSVPFICKDCHYDMSQSDPHLILSQIEPLVYTVSVLLPSAYLIGLIFTLKTHSHIYDIHVSDGHAGHAGHAHGQYAHVGTSTSHPTGEVPTGHLLEANSCINASIVATSQVVATAGHHVVHWSRWRALAVLIVATVLMACCADLSTDNIEPLLTHSSISQYFISVTVLAMVPELPEIVNGIQFALQNNISLSLEVGSCIAVQVCMIQIPLLILFNAFYDVGFLLVFSDIHLWASIFSVILVNYIFMDGKCDYFQGTALVVVYLILLALYFFAPSPQSC
- the cax1 gene encoding cation/H+ exchanger protein 1 isoform X5, giving the protein MNHEPHLGELTKKMSHKKSSLIPGNAENLRSRSAVDSSESYVDPEQHHRIPQRQSQTDWLCVGPQHPELGVAETPSPDASAHHFCHYTPKCFLTVPRAVYAGGHSTLARSTPMRGGRFTPSRYGEEGWHEGTTKTTIRADNEVEAHREANNYKFGFRKWKGNVTERPIEDRSDIIKELHSDLTVVKPREGPVVTFGNIVYVFLFGWWISLFYFLICPVMFLTIFGAPYGKLCSKMALFFIWPFGKSVEKASDVGKQSFAGPPKCEVIPEEKDSEDGKDLIRDKDSAPLLMSSPVPVEIPVPEPPARKSSTHWCRVSTYVWLMLGYPVLAVVHCLACVLSWLLVFTIPIAKMNARTLTTILLMAPERIQIHTLEKTHGCESKVILCCYHAFNVHYYKYTIQGINIFALNLLPLVLITLVIGYTDHEHNYISAETKFATAITSIIPLSYYIGMGIASISAQSNFAVGAVVNATFGSITEMTFYITALLRGHRAATKCYEEIVKAALTGTLLGCILFIPGICMIIGGIKHREQRFNSRSAGVSSALLFISIGGVFAPTLFSKTFGDLVCESCTNVPGNVSVPFICKDCHYDMSQSDPHLILSQIEPLVYTVSVLLPSAYLIGLIFTLKTHSHIYDIHVSDGHAGHAGHAHAGHHVVHWSRWRALAVLIVATVLMACCADLSTDNIEPLLTHSSISQYFISVTVLAMVPELPEIVNGIQFALQNNISLSLEVGSCIAVQVCMIQIPLLILFNAFYDVGFLLVFSDIHLWASIFSVILVNYIFMDGKCDYFQGTALVVVYLILLALYFFAPSPQSC
- the cax1 gene encoding cation/H+ exchanger protein 1 isoform X6 → MNHEPHLGELTKKMSHKKSSLIPGNAENLRSRSAVDSSESYVDPEQHHRIPQRQSQTDWLCVGPQHPELGVAETPSPDASAHHFCHYTPKCFLTVPRAVYAGGHSTLARSTPMRGGRFTPSRYGEEGWHEGTTKTTIRADNEVEAHREANNYKFGFRKWKGNVTERPIEDRSDIIKELHSDLTVVKPREGPVVTFGNIVYVFLFGWWISLFYFLICPVMFLTIFGAPYGKLCSKMALFFIWPFGKSVEKASDVGKQSFAGPPKCEVIPEEKDSEDGKDLIRDKDSAPLLMSSPVPVEIPVPEPPARKSSTHWCRVSTYVWLMLGYPVLAVVHCLACVLSWLLVFTIPIAKMNARTLTTILLMAPERIQIHTLEKTHGCESKVILCCYHAFNVHYYKYTIQGINIFALNLLPLVLITLVIGYTDHEHNYISAETKFATAITSIIPLSYYIGMGIASISAQSNFAVGAVVNATFGSITEMTFYITALLRGHRAATKCYEEIVKAALTGTLLGCILFIPGICMIIGGIKHREQRFNSRSAGVSSALLFISIGGVFAPTLFSKTFGDLVCESCTNVPGNVSVPFICKDCHYDMSQSDPHLILSQIEPLVYTVSVLLPSAYLIGLIFTLKTHSHIYDIHVSDGHAGHAGHAHGHHVVHWSRWRALAVLIVATVLMACCADLSTDNIEPLLTHSSISQYFISVTVLAMVPELPEIVNGIQFALQNNISLSLEVGSCIAVQVCMIQIPLLILFNAFYDVGFLLVFSDIHLWASIFSVILVNYIFMDGKCDYFQGTALVVVYLILLALYFFAPSPQSC